A genome region from Thermodesulfobacteriota bacterium includes the following:
- a CDS encoding HEAT repeat domain-containing protein translates to MAVLFAVFLLALPSPALAEEKDTEGLISDLRNGDLAARESAVSSLWKTDDPSAIEALVFTALRDESREVRENATNTLSYVDVPVDISPFVTGLKDPNADIRGNAAYVLGIFRDEGTFEPLRAALNDESPEVRAKAARAISSLDNPGVAEALLSVSKDSVPEVRAAAIRGLPRSGNPRALEQIAPAMKDASALVRSTAAEALGLTKEIGLIEGSEGVSLLIQALEDEEPSVRRAAAGAMGSFKDPVSTEPLINALLKDGNPDVRRA, encoded by the coding sequence TTGGCCGTCCTCTTTGCGGTCTTTCTGCTCGCTCTACCCTCCCCCGCCCTCGCGGAGGAGAAAGATACGGAAGGACTCATAAGCGACCTGAGGAACGGCGACCTGGCTGCCAGGGAAAGTGCGGTATCGTCCCTGTGGAAAACAGACGACCCCTCGGCTATAGAGGCGCTGGTTTTCACCGCATTAAGGGACGAGAGCCGGGAGGTACGAGAAAATGCGACGAACACCCTCTCGTACGTGGACGTCCCCGTAGACATTAGCCCGTTCGTAACCGGCCTGAAGGATCCGAACGCCGATATCCGTGGAAACGCCGCTTATGTCCTGGGGATATTCAGGGATGAAGGAACGTTTGAGCCGCTGCGCGCCGCCTTGAACGACGAGTCCCCGGAGGTCCGCGCAAAGGCCGCGCGCGCGATATCTTCACTCGACAACCCCGGCGTGGCGGAAGCCCTCTTGAGCGTGTCAAAAGATAGCGTCCCGGAGGTCCGGGCAGCCGCGATACGAGGCTTGCCAAGGAGCGGAAACCCGAGGGCCCTTGAACAAATTGCACCGGCTATGAAAGACGCGAGCGCATTGGTAAGGAGTACCGCGGCAGAAGCGCTCGGCTTAACCAAAGAGATAGGGCTTATCGAAGGCTCCGAGGGGGTCAGCCTTCTTATCCAGGCGCTGGAGGATGAAGAGCCGTCCGTCCGTAGGGCCGCCGCTGGCGCCATGGGCTCTTTCAAAGACCCCGTATCCACGGAACCTCTCATCAATGCATTGCTTAAAGATGGCAACCCCGATGTCAGGAGGGC
- a CDS encoding ABC transporter permease, translating to MRDMLERLGKAALKMISETGSMCMMFGRSMALIFTPPFNFRNIFKQMEFVGVKSLFVVILTGGFTGMVLALQSYNALKRFGAESLVGPTVALSMARELGPVLTGLMVSGRAGSAMATELGTMRVTEQIDALFTMAVNPLKYLVAPRLIAGILMLPLLAVVTDFVGVIGGYLIGVKFLGINPGVYIGRTVDFIEVNDIFYGLTKALVFGLIISLVACFRGFYTSGGAEGVGQAATSAVVTSCVLILVSDYILTSLMF from the coding sequence ATGAGGGATATGCTCGAAAGGCTGGGCAAGGCGGCCCTGAAGATGATCTCGGAGACCGGCAGTATGTGCATGATGTTCGGCCGCTCGATGGCCCTTATCTTTACCCCCCCGTTCAACTTCAGGAACATCTTCAAGCAGATGGAGTTCGTGGGGGTAAAGAGTCTCTTCGTGGTAATCCTGACCGGCGGCTTTACGGGCATGGTGCTGGCGCTCCAGAGCTACAACGCGCTTAAGAGGTTCGGCGCCGAGAGCCTGGTGGGGCCGACCGTGGCGCTCAGCATGGCCAGGGAGCTCGGCCCCGTGCTTACGGGCCTCATGGTCAGCGGCAGGGCCGGCTCGGCCATGGCCACCGAGCTCGGGACCATGAGGGTCACCGAGCAGATAGACGCGCTCTTCACCATGGCCGTAAACCCGCTTAAGTACCTCGTGGCGCCGAGGCTCATTGCCGGGATACTCATGCTCCCGCTACTGGCCGTCGTAACGGACTTTGTCGGCGTAATAGGCGGATACCTGATAGGCGTAAAGTTCCTCGGCATAAACCCCGGCGTCTACATAGGCAGGACCGTCGACTTCATCGAGGTCAACGACATATTCTACGGGCTGACGAAGGCGCTCGTCTTCGGCCTCATTATCTCGCTCGTGGCCTGCTTCCGGGGTTTTTACACGTCCGGAGGGGCCGAGGGCGTGGGACAGGCCGCGACCAGCGCGGTCGTCACAAGTTGCGTGCTCATACTCGTGTCGGACTACATACTGACTTCACTCATGTTCTGA
- a CDS encoding ASKHA domain-containing protein — MAVGVAFDIGTTTIVGSARESAGSKPLGVRSLPNPQAEWGGDVLSRVRAVTDDPALLEKLRDAVVGACDGIVKELAGTEEVEEITAAGNTVMEHLLLGVSPAPLSKVPYRPVFKEARRMKAREAGFSSGPETTLYTFPMIGGFIGGDAVAVALALGLKGGGTAGTVLAIDIGTNSELLLSTPDGLFAASAAAGPAFEGGELKHGMTAQSGAIEGVRVEEDRVTLDVIGQVAPRGICGSGLVDAAAALLLAGVIDHSGRIKDSEEVQTNLSTGIRKDKEGNAFVLFRGGAGEVTLSQPDVRALQVAKAAIRAGMTILLGKAGVAPEAIEKVYIAGAFGSNLKEDSLAAIGLIDGAWLGKIEFVGDAALKGAEAVLLSDERKAEAEDIARTAKYVPLSGNPRFEGEFISNMNFS; from the coding sequence ATGGCCGTCGGGGTCGCCTTCGACATAGGGACCACTACTATCGTCGGCTCCGCCAGGGAGTCCGCCGGGAGCAAACCGCTCGGGGTCCGGAGCCTTCCGAACCCGCAGGCCGAATGGGGCGGCGACGTGCTCTCCAGGGTCAGGGCCGTAACCGACGACCCCGCACTTCTCGAAAAACTCAGGGACGCGGTCGTCGGAGCGTGCGATGGGATAGTAAAAGAGCTTGCCGGGACCGAAGAGGTCGAAGAGATAACCGCCGCAGGCAACACGGTGATGGAGCATCTCCTCCTCGGCGTCTCGCCCGCTCCCCTCTCGAAAGTCCCCTACAGGCCGGTCTTCAAAGAAGCCCGCCGCATGAAGGCGCGGGAGGCCGGTTTTAGCTCCGGGCCGGAGACGACGCTCTACACCTTCCCCATGATAGGCGGCTTCATCGGCGGAGATGCGGTGGCCGTTGCCCTCGCACTCGGACTCAAAGGCGGCGGGACGGCGGGAACCGTCCTCGCGATCGACATAGGCACGAACAGCGAACTCCTCCTTTCGACCCCGGACGGCCTCTTCGCCGCCTCGGCCGCGGCCGGGCCCGCCTTCGAAGGAGGAGAGCTTAAGCACGGCATGACCGCCCAAAGCGGCGCCATCGAAGGGGTAAGGGTCGAAGAGGATAGAGTTACGCTCGATGTAATAGGCCAGGTGGCCCCGCGCGGCATATGCGGCTCGGGGCTCGTGGACGCCGCCGCGGCACTCCTCCTGGCGGGCGTCATAGACCACTCGGGCAGAATAAAGGACTCCGAAGAGGTGCAGACCAACCTCTCGACCGGTATAAGGAAGGATAAGGAGGGCAACGCCTTCGTGCTCTTCAGGGGGGGGGCGGGCGAGGTCACCCTCTCCCAGCCGGACGTGCGCGCCTTGCAGGTGGCAAAGGCCGCCATAAGGGCGGGCATGACGATTCTGCTCGGAAAGGCCGGGGTAGCACCCGAGGCGATAGAGAAGGTCTACATCGCCGGGGCCTTCGGGAGCAACCTGAAGGAAGACTCTCTCGCCGCCATAGGGCTCATCGACGGCGCGTGGCTCGGAAAGATAGAGTTCGTCGGGGACGCGGCGCTTAAGGGGGCCGAAGCTGTACTCCTCTCGGACGAGCGCAAGGCAGAGGCGGAGGATATAGCACGGACCGCGAAATACGTACCCCTCTCGGGCAACCCGCGCTTCGAGGGGGAGTTTATCTCCAACATGAACTTCTCTTAA
- a CDS encoding Panacea domain-containing protein, translated as MIYFEFNEKKATQVAALFLKKSGGKMNYMKLIKLLYLADRKSLEYWERPLTTDSYYSMEHGPILSKVLDWINNGERLGEETYWHGFISGPSNYEISLLAEAEMEDDELSRREKDLIGSIFEEYKTKDQWEMVDICHEILPEWEDPGRTSLQIDIKDIFRALGKTEIEIAAIEDEISNLQYAKKLLSA; from the coding sequence ATGATATATTTTGAATTCAATGAAAAAAAGGCGACGCAAGTAGCAGCTCTATTTCTGAAGAAAAGTGGCGGCAAGATGAACTATATGAAGCTAATAAAGCTTCTTTATCTTGCCGATCGTAAATCTTTGGAATATTGGGAAAGGCCCTTGACAACCGATAGCTATTATTCGATGGAGCATGGTCCAATTCTGAGCAAAGTTCTCGATTGGATCAACAATGGAGAACGATTAGGCGAAGAGACATATTGGCATGGATTTATTTCAGGACCAAGTAATTATGAAATTTCTCTTCTTGCGGAAGCGGAAATGGAAGATGACGAGTTAAGCAGGAGAGAAAAAGACTTGATTGGCAGCATTTTCGAAGAGTACAAGACCAAGGATCAATGGGAGATGGTAGATATTTGTCATGAAATCTTACCTGAATGGGAAGACCCCGGTCGCACATCACTTCAGATAGACATTAAGGATATTTTTAGAGCCCTTGGTAAAACGGAAATAGAAATTGCCGCCATCGAGGACGAAATTAGCAACTTGCAGTATGCCAAGAAACTCTTGTCGGCCTGA
- a CDS encoding MlaD family protein produces the protein MLKLTPEAKVGLFVFIGIILLAYMSMRVGGFTFGGDEGYTLNVKLKNAGGLDQNASVQVAGVEVGRIKEIMLDNYKAKIILQMKPGIKIGRDFTAVLTTKGLLGEKYLELIPGSPDSPFLEEGDEITRVLTYTDMDKLLTVLSDVATDVKQVTASLASVLGGDEGETTLRNIVTNIESITEKANSIMARNDEKLSNVVDNLEEFTRVLREETPGIASSLKQVADNLNSVIEENRGDIRAGVESLRVASVRLEETMETVNRIAPEVESTISSIGSVAEKIDRGEGTIGKLVNEDSLYRNLDKTVAGINRYIEKGESFRTYLSFRAEHLFDAEEAKTYFSIRIQPKSDKYYLFEIIDDPRGHRSTKDIIWEVDGDVTTRVEETRTSDKVEFSAQIAKRFQDVTVRGGIIESSGGAGVDYHLLDDRLKFTFEAFDFDREHNPHLKLGFTYFFNKYFFVTAGADDFISRVGLESAYVGLGFEFEDEDLKYLLTSAPPISF, from the coding sequence ATGCTGAAACTCACACCGGAAGCAAAAGTAGGGCTTTTCGTATTCATAGGGATAATACTGCTCGCGTATATGTCCATGCGGGTGGGCGGCTTTACGTTCGGCGGCGACGAGGGCTACACGCTCAACGTCAAACTCAAGAACGCGGGCGGGCTCGACCAGAACGCGTCGGTGCAGGTCGCAGGCGTAGAGGTGGGCAGGATCAAGGAGATAATGCTCGACAACTACAAGGCGAAGATCATCCTGCAGATGAAGCCCGGCATAAAGATAGGCAGGGACTTCACGGCCGTGCTCACCACAAAGGGGCTCCTCGGCGAAAAGTACCTCGAACTCATCCCCGGCTCCCCTGACTCCCCGTTCCTGGAGGAAGGGGACGAGATAACCAGGGTCCTGACCTATACCGACATGGACAAGCTCCTGACCGTGCTGAGCGACGTGGCAACCGACGTAAAGCAGGTGACCGCGTCGCTCGCGAGCGTCCTCGGCGGCGACGAGGGGGAGACCACCCTCCGGAACATCGTGACCAACATCGAGAGCATTACCGAAAAGGCTAACAGCATCATGGCGCGGAACGACGAGAAGCTCTCCAACGTGGTGGACAACCTCGAGGAGTTTACCCGCGTCCTCAGGGAGGAGACCCCCGGCATAGCCTCCTCGCTCAAGCAGGTCGCCGACAACCTCAACAGCGTCATAGAGGAGAACCGCGGCGACATAAGGGCCGGCGTGGAGAGCCTGAGGGTAGCCTCGGTCCGGCTCGAGGAGACCATGGAGACGGTCAACAGGATCGCGCCGGAGGTCGAGAGCACCATAAGCTCCATAGGGAGCGTGGCCGAGAAGATAGACAGGGGAGAGGGCACTATCGGAAAGCTCGTAAACGAAGACTCGCTGTACAGGAACCTGGACAAGACCGTCGCGGGCATAAACCGCTATATAGAAAAAGGCGAGAGCTTCCGCACCTACCTGAGTTTCAGGGCCGAACACCTCTTCGACGCCGAGGAGGCCAAGACCTACTTCTCTATCAGGATTCAGCCGAAGAGCGACAAGTACTATCTGTTCGAGATAATCGACGACCCGAGGGGGCACAGGAGCACCAAGGACATCATATGGGAGGTCGACGGCGATGTGACCACCAGGGTGGAGGAGACCAGGACCTCGGACAAGGTTGAGTTCTCGGCCCAGATAGCCAAGAGGTTCCAGGACGTGACCGTAAGGGGCGGCATAATCGAGTCCAGCGGCGGGGCCGGCGTCGACTACCACCTCCTGGACGACAGGCTCAAGTTCACCTTCGAGGCCTTCGACTTCGACAGGGAGCACAACCCGCACCTGAAGCTCGGCTTCACCTACTTCTTCAACAAGTACTTCTTCGTCACGGCCGGGGCCGACGACTTCATAAGCAGGGTCGGGCTCGAGTCCGCCTACGTCGGTCTGGGCTTCGAGTTCGAAGACGAAGACCTGAAGTACCTCCTCACAAGCGCCCCGCCGATAAGCTTCTGA
- the purH gene encoding bifunctional phosphoribosylaminoimidazolecarboxamide formyltransferase/IMP cyclohydrolase translates to MKKIRRAIVSVTDKGGVVEFSKALSEMGVEILSTGGTAELLKKSGVAVIPISSYTGFPEMLDGRVKTLHPKIHGGILGRHDDESHRKQMEEHGIPPIDMVVVNLYAFEKTVEGDCTIEDAIENIDIGGPTMLRAAAKNFKNLACVTDPADYDAIVEEMRKNDGSLGEGTRFGLAKKVFQLTARYDGAISNYLGGDDGTKRFPETFTVQYQKVQDLRYGENPHQGAAFYGELNPLPSTLAGARQHQGKELSFNNLLDLQAATGLVREFHEPACAIIKHNNPCGVAMSNKGLVEAYDLALACDSKSAFGGIVGLNEPVTAELAEKLTSMFLEAVIAPGFDEKALELFKKKKNLRVVEVEKPACPEDSGGRYDIKIVSGGALLQTPDTESASDLKVVTKRTPTEEELSDLLFAWSVVKHVKSNAIVLVKGGRAVGIGAGQMSRIDSTRMAVMKAGDAGLSLEGSVLASDAFFPFRDNVDMAAEHGITAIVEPGGSIKDEDVIKAADEHDLAMVFTGIRHFRH, encoded by the coding sequence ATGAAAAAGATACGGAGAGCAATAGTAAGCGTTACGGACAAGGGGGGCGTGGTAGAGTTCTCGAAGGCGCTTTCGGAGATGGGGGTCGAGATACTCTCGACCGGAGGCACGGCCGAGCTGCTTAAAAAATCCGGGGTGGCGGTCATACCCATCTCATCCTACACCGGCTTCCCCGAGATGCTCGACGGCCGCGTTAAAACGCTCCACCCGAAGATACACGGCGGCATACTCGGCAGGCACGACGACGAGAGCCACCGGAAGCAGATGGAGGAGCACGGCATACCGCCCATCGACATGGTCGTCGTGAACCTCTACGCCTTCGAGAAGACGGTCGAAGGCGACTGCACGATAGAAGACGCGATAGAGAATATAGACATAGGCGGCCCGACCATGCTACGGGCCGCGGCAAAGAATTTTAAGAACCTCGCCTGCGTCACCGACCCGGCGGACTACGACGCTATAGTGGAAGAGATGCGGAAGAACGACGGCTCGCTCGGCGAAGGGACGCGCTTCGGCCTCGCCAAAAAGGTCTTTCAGCTCACTGCGCGCTACGACGGAGCCATCTCAAATTATCTTGGCGGCGATGACGGAACTAAAAGATTCCCCGAGACCTTTACCGTACAGTACCAAAAGGTCCAGGACCTGAGGTACGGCGAGAACCCGCACCAGGGAGCCGCGTTTTACGGGGAGTTGAACCCGCTGCCCTCAACCCTCGCAGGCGCCCGCCAGCATCAGGGTAAGGAGCTATCGTTCAATAACCTCCTCGACCTGCAGGCCGCCACAGGGCTCGTCAGGGAGTTCCACGAGCCCGCGTGCGCAATAATAAAGCACAATAACCCCTGCGGCGTGGCGATGAGCAACAAGGGGCTCGTAGAGGCCTACGACCTGGCGCTCGCCTGCGACTCGAAGTCCGCCTTCGGCGGGATCGTCGGGCTTAACGAGCCCGTGACCGCGGAACTCGCCGAAAAGCTAACGTCCATGTTCCTCGAAGCGGTCATAGCGCCGGGCTTCGATGAGAAGGCGCTCGAACTCTTCAAGAAGAAAAAGAACCTCCGGGTGGTGGAGGTGGAGAAACCCGCCTGCCCGGAAGACTCGGGCGGCCGCTATGATATAAAGATCGTCTCGGGCGGGGCCTTGCTCCAGACACCGGACACGGAAAGCGCGTCGGACCTAAAGGTCGTCACCAAGAGAACCCCCACCGAAGAAGAGCTATCGGACCTGCTCTTCGCCTGGAGTGTCGTGAAGCACGTAAAGAGCAACGCCATAGTGCTCGTAAAGGGGGGCCGTGCCGTCGGCATAGGCGCCGGGCAGATGTCCCGTATAGACTCGACCCGCATGGCCGTCATGAAGGCCGGGGACGCCGGGCTTTCTCTCGAGGGGAGCGTGCTTGCCTCGGACGCCTTCTTCCCGTTCCGGGACAACGTGGACATGGCGGCCGAGCACGGGATTACGGCCATAGTCGAGCCCGGGGGTTCGATAAAGGACGAGGACGTGATAAAGGCCGCCGACGAGCACGACCTCGCCATGGTCTTCACCGGCATAAGACACTTCCGGCACTGA
- the alr gene encoding alanine racemase produces MGNRPTIALIDRKAIEHNYGQLRKLVSGTTKMMAVVKANAYGHGDVEVSKVLEGLGCEYLGVAICEEGVRLRQAGIKVPIVVLGGVYPSQVQDCFEFDLTPVIFDSDTAALLNQFAIKKSVKKKIHLKIDTGMGRLGLLPHHVVKFFQEFRSFDGLEVEGVLSHFAEVEEEDKAFSKKQLDMFLKVLGIIEGLGYDLPCVHMANSAAIVDYIESHFNLIRSGIMIYGAYPHMRFKDKVDLKPVMQLKTQILQAKNVPTGSPVSYGRTFVTRRESLIATIPIGYGDGLPRRLSSNAGQGEALVKGVRAPIVGTVCMDLTMLDVTGVEGVRAGDEVVIIGRQGEEEITVDEVAEKAGTIPYEILCNISARVPRLAV; encoded by the coding sequence TTGGGCAACAGGCCTACCATAGCGCTCATAGACAGAAAGGCCATCGAGCACAACTACGGCCAGCTCAGGAAGCTGGTCTCGGGCACCACGAAGATGATGGCCGTGGTGAAGGCCAACGCCTACGGCCACGGGGACGTCGAGGTCTCGAAGGTGCTCGAAGGGCTCGGGTGCGAGTACCTGGGGGTGGCTATCTGCGAGGAGGGCGTAAGGCTCCGCCAGGCCGGCATAAAGGTGCCCATAGTGGTGCTCGGCGGAGTATACCCGAGCCAGGTGCAGGACTGCTTCGAGTTCGACTTGACGCCCGTCATATTCGACTCGGATACCGCGGCCCTCCTTAACCAGTTCGCGATCAAAAAGTCCGTCAAAAAGAAGATCCACCTAAAGATAGACACCGGCATGGGACGGCTGGGGCTTCTGCCGCACCATGTGGTAAAATTCTTCCAGGAGTTCCGCTCGTTCGATGGGTTGGAGGTCGAAGGGGTGCTCTCTCACTTCGCGGAGGTGGAGGAGGAAGACAAGGCCTTTTCCAAAAAACAGCTCGACATGTTCTTGAAGGTTCTGGGGATAATAGAGGGCCTCGGCTACGACCTCCCCTGCGTGCACATGGCCAACAGCGCGGCCATAGTGGACTACATAGAATCTCACTTCAACCTCATAAGGTCTGGCATAATGATCTACGGAGCGTACCCGCACATGCGGTTCAAGGACAAGGTGGACTTGAAACCCGTTATGCAGCTTAAGACCCAGATACTGCAGGCCAAGAACGTCCCCACGGGCTCGCCCGTGAGCTACGGCAGGACCTTCGTCACCCGGCGGGAGAGCCTCATCGCAACCATCCCCATCGGGTACGGCGACGGCCTGCCCCGGCGGCTTTCGAGTAACGCCGGCCAGGGAGAAGCGCTCGTAAAGGGGGTGCGCGCGCCCATAGTGGGGACGGTGTGCATGGACCTTACGATGCTGGACGTGACCGGCGTGGAGGGAGTACGCGCCGGAGACGAGGTGGTCATCATAGGCCGCCAGGGAGAGGAAGAGATAACCGTGGATGAGGTGGCCGAAAAGGCGGGTACCATACCCTACGAGATACTCTGCAACATATCCGCCAGAGTCCCCAGGCTGGCCGTATGA
- a CDS encoding ABC transporter ATP-binding protein, with product MIKIRNLKKTFNGKPVLDGVNLTIENGKITVIIGRSGEGKSVLIKHIIGLLRPDSGKIFLDTDELTSMRETEFDEARKRFGMLFQGAALFDSMTVAENVGFPLKEHTSMPYSKIMDIVREKLRRVGLVGVEHMMPADLSGGMKKRVGLARAIVMDPEIVIFDEPTTGLDPIMSDSVGQLMLDTQKALKTTYIAISHDISLTYKIADHVAMLHEGRIIEEGTVEEMKANPSPTLRQFLEGNAEGPIKVF from the coding sequence GTGATAAAGATTAGAAACCTCAAAAAAACGTTCAACGGCAAGCCCGTCCTCGACGGGGTGAACCTGACCATCGAGAACGGCAAGATTACGGTCATCATCGGCAGGAGCGGAGAGGGCAAGAGCGTGCTAATAAAGCACATTATCGGCCTCCTCCGGCCCGACTCGGGGAAGATATTCCTCGACACCGACGAGCTGACCTCCATGAGGGAGACCGAATTCGACGAGGCCAGGAAGCGTTTCGGCATGCTCTTCCAGGGGGCCGCGCTCTTCGACTCCATGACCGTGGCCGAAAACGTCGGCTTCCCCTTGAAGGAGCATACATCCATGCCCTACTCCAAGATCATGGATATCGTAAGGGAAAAACTCCGGAGGGTCGGCCTTGTCGGGGTGGAGCACATGATGCCCGCGGATCTGAGCGGCGGCATGAAGAAAAGGGTGGGGCTGGCAAGGGCCATCGTCATGGACCCGGAGATAGTCATATTCGACGAGCCCACGACCGGGCTGGACCCCATAATGAGCGATTCGGTCGGGCAGTTGATGCTCGACACGCAGAAGGCGCTCAAGACGACTTACATAGCCATAAGCCACGACATCTCGCTCACCTACAAGATAGCGGACCATGTGGCGATGCTGCACGAAGGCAGGATAATAGAAGAGGGAACCGTGGAAGAGATGAAGGCAAACCCCAGCCCGACCCTGAGGCAGTTCCTCGAGGGAAATGCCGAAGGACCGATAAAGGTCTTCTAG
- a CDS encoding DUF5677 domain-containing protein, with protein sequence MIEQAMNIHGGQSPPLYIAGKRKMSDKFTKSNFLKISQEVLDFQLKSLYPLHIKTDPDRIFTILLNHDRNFSTFLTIRALVEHERVTDIYTLSRAMFESIVSMGLMAKSIVSDDMNRYQNYQFVEIDKTYSHLKKLGLEHLDGLPLPEVDFVKTQRQEYTKKYGKNLPTWTGKSLEDNVKLLDKNYPSTCKEELFYEYLYCQVYRKGSSAIHSSFAGLKKGVEIEDVNIPGDITAHRFKTDDSHLIFSCFHSLIVFLSSVRFMGFTLRKKETEQYFHEIVRYVIAE encoded by the coding sequence TTGATTGAGCAAGCAATGAATATTCACGGTGGGCAGAGCCCACCCTTGTATATTGCAGGTAAAAGAAAAATGAGTGACAAGTTCACCAAGTCTAATTTTCTCAAAATCAGCCAAGAGGTTCTTGATTTTCAATTAAAGTCGCTTTACCCATTGCACATAAAGACTGACCCTGACCGGATTTTCACAATCTTATTGAACCACGATAGAAATTTTTCGACGTTTCTCACGATAAGGGCTTTAGTTGAACATGAAAGGGTGACTGATATTTATACGCTTTCACGTGCCATGTTTGAAAGTATCGTGTCAATGGGCTTGATGGCAAAATCAATAGTCTCGGATGATATGAACCGCTACCAGAACTACCAATTCGTAGAAATAGATAAGACATATTCGCACTTAAAAAAGCTTGGGCTCGAACACCTTGATGGCTTACCCTTGCCCGAAGTTGACTTTGTAAAAACTCAACGGCAAGAATACACTAAAAAATATGGAAAGAATTTGCCTACATGGACAGGCAAATCACTAGAAGACAACGTAAAACTCCTAGACAAGAACTACCCTTCAACCTGCAAAGAAGAACTCTTTTATGAGTATTTGTATTGCCAAGTTTACCGTAAAGGTTCATCAGCTATACATTCGAGTTTCGCCGGTCTCAAAAAGGGGGTAGAAATTGAGGATGTAAATATTCCGGGCGATATTACTGCTCACAGATTTAAAACTGACGATTCTCACTTGATCTTCTCATGTTTTCACTCTTTGATAGTCTTTCTAAGTTCGGTTAGGTTTATGGGTTTTACTTTGCGTAAAAAAGAAACTGAGCAGTACTTTCATGAGATAGTTAGGTATGTTATTGCTGAGTAA